In Limosilactobacillus sp. WILCCON 0051, a single window of DNA contains:
- the greA gene encoding transcription elongation factor GreA — translation MPSKKIKVPNFYYQEMTAAGYRQIEDQIEALKKQRPEKIARLKAARALGDLSENTEYSTAKRDLRHLESRLRYLNKQLTYAKIITPQDTGKVGMGSTVELQYDDDDETETYTLVGRQEADILQGKLAFDSPLGKAITGLSAGDSALVAAPQGEYQVKVVSVRVNQDEVG, via the coding sequence ATGCCATCCAAAAAAATCAAAGTCCCTAACTTTTATTATCAAGAAATGACGGCAGCCGGCTACCGGCAAATCGAAGACCAGATTGAGGCCCTCAAGAAACAGCGGCCTGAAAAGATTGCACGGCTCAAGGCTGCTCGGGCTTTAGGCGATCTTTCCGAAAATACTGAATACAGTACTGCCAAACGGGATCTAAGACATTTGGAAAGCCGACTGCGCTATCTGAACAAACAGCTGACCTATGCCAAAATCATCACACCGCAGGATACCGGTAAAGTTGGCATGGGGTCCACGGTTGAGCTGCAGTATGACGATGACGATGAAACTGAGACCTATACGCTGGTTGGTCGGCAGGAAGCCGATATTCTGCAAGGCAAACTGGCATTTGACTCGCCACTGGGCAAAGCGATTACCGGGCTCAGTGCGGGAGATTCTGCCTTGGTTGCCGCGCCACAGGGAGAATATCAGGTTAAAGTCGTTTCCGTCAGGGTAAATCAAGATGAAGTCGGTTAA
- a CDS encoding tyrosine-protein phosphatase, producing MPIPTRRLPISGGYNYRDLGGYPTLDGHTIKWRRLLRSGSLHRLTSQDLQYFSDMKLAKDIDLRSPRETKKEPDQVPGATEYIANPIFSTDETRASQSISSFSDELNADPTRGRQHMRTVYHEMVAEPGPQQAYRDFFQQLLSAPADRPVLFHCTAGKDRTGIGAYLLLNALKVQPDVIIKDYLLTNELVKDVQQDIKQKLTAAHFSSNYIQNSLDMASVKREYLQTAQDAIQKISGTVDQYLKEVMQLSDSDLQALRHKYRD from the coding sequence ATGCCAATTCCTACTCGTCGGCTGCCAATCAGCGGCGGTTATAACTATCGCGATCTTGGCGGCTATCCAACGCTTGACGGCCATACCATCAAGTGGCGCCGGCTGCTGCGTTCTGGCAGTCTGCACCGCTTGACCAGTCAGGATCTGCAATACTTTTCTGATATGAAGCTGGCTAAAGATATTGATCTGCGCTCACCACGCGAAACCAAAAAAGAGCCAGACCAAGTCCCAGGTGCCACTGAATACATCGCCAATCCTATCTTTTCAACCGACGAAACCAGAGCCTCGCAGTCAATCTCATCTTTTAGCGATGAATTGAATGCTGATCCGACCCGTGGCCGCCAGCATATGCGCACCGTCTATCATGAGATGGTCGCTGAGCCTGGTCCACAACAGGCCTACCGCGACTTTTTCCAGCAGCTGCTAAGCGCGCCGGCTGATCGTCCCGTTCTGTTTCACTGTACTGCCGGCAAGGATCGGACCGGTATTGGCGCCTACCTGCTGTTAAATGCCTTAAAGGTGCAGCCTGATGTCATCATCAAAGACTACCTGCTGACCAACGAGCTCGTTAAAGACGTTCAGCAAGACATCAAGCAGAAACTGACGGCTGCTCATTTTTCGTCAAACTACATCCAAAATTCGCTTGATATGGCCAGCGTTAAGCGGGAATACCTGCAGACGGCCCAGGATGCCATTCAAAAAATCAGCGGCACTGTTGACCAGTATCTTAAAGAAGTCATGCAGCTTTCTGATTCTGATCTGCAGGCATTGCGTCATAAATACCGCGACTAA